The DNA sequence ATGAGCCCACAGCAGCAGCAATAGGAGCTGGGCAAAAAGGAGGGTCAAAATTATTAGTTATAGATATTGGAGGAAGCACAACAGATATCTCAATGGTTCTTCTAGAGGGTGGCGAAGGTCAGGCAGATCCAATCGCACAATTAATTCGTTTTAATGGGGAAGACCTAGAAGGCAAAAGCAAACAAGTTCTTCGTTGTGCAAAAGTTCTTGGGAAAGCTGGTCTTAGATTAGGAGGAAGAGATTTAGATAAATGGATATCTCATTATTTATTCCCAGATTCCGACAACTCTGAATTAATTCTTGATGCCGCAGAGAAATTAAAGTGCAAACTAAGCAACATCAATTTGTCGGAAACAAAAAAACTTACTGAGCTTGCTTTACTGAATCCACAAGGCGAAGCAAAAAAATTAAGTCTCAATAGACTAGAACTAGAGGAACTACTCCAGAAGAATGGTCTGATAAAAAGTTTGTCAAAGCTTTTAGATAAAACACTTGCTCAAGGGAGTGCGAATGGTTGTGAGCTTGAAGATCTTTCAGGGGTAGTTCTTGTAGGAGGTGGCTCAAGAATCCCAATAATTAAAAAATGGCTTCAACAAGCCATCGAGCCTGCCAAATTAATTACTCCTCCTCCTATTGAAGCGGTTGCAATTGGTGCTTTAAGTCTTACGCCTGGTGTGAGAATCAAAGATGTGCTTCATAAAGGTGTCTCATTAAGATGCTGGGATCAAAAAACCAATCAGCATATTTGGCATCCTCTTTTCTTACCAGGTCAACCATGGCCAACCGATAAACCCCTAGAGATTATTCTTGCAGCAAGTAAAGGCAATCAAAAAGAAATGGATTTGAAAATTGCAGACTATGAAATCGATGGAACTCATGAAGTTGTATATATCAATGGAATACCCATGATTAGAGATGAACCTTCTCTGCCCAAATTAACCCCATGGGAAGGAACTCCTTTATTAATTCCATTAAACCCTCCTGGAGAAGAGGGTGAAGATTGCTTAACACTACGCTTTTCAATTGATGATCATTGCGACCTAATAGTTGAAGGAAATGATATTCGAAATGAAAAAGAAATCATTCATAAGAATCTCGGTACTTTGAGATAACTCTTAAGTGTCTTATTAAGTGGTCTTAGTAAGGAAGACTCCTTCTACACCATCAACCTCCATAAGCTTTACATCAATAGTTTCTGACCTACGAGTTGGTACTTCCCTCCCACAAAAATCAGGCTGAATAGGAAGCTCTCTATGTCCTCTGTCAACCATCACCAATAACATAACCTTTTTACTTCTTCCCCAGGCCTGCAGAGCCTCAAGAGCAGCCCTAACTGTTCTTCCAGTAAAAATGACATCGTCAACCAACACCACTTGGCGACCTTCCAAACTTGAAGGGATTTCAGTGGAATGAACCATCCTTGTTCCTACACGAACCAAATCATCTCGATGAAAAGTAGGGTCTATTACTCCTTGATCAACTGCGTGACCAGTTTTTTCTTCCAATTTTTTCCCAAGAACTTTTGCTAATTGCTCTCCCCTAGTAGGAATTCCTAAAAGCAAAATTTCTTGTGTGTCTGAAACATTTTCAATAATTTGCGAAGCCAATCTGGCCAGGGTGCGACCTAGTTCTTCTTTCGAAAGTATTTCCACCTTCTCTTGACTAGATTGATCTTTCATTGAGATTAACTTGGTAGCAAAGTTTTATGGTCAAATACCTAAAAATTGATTTTAATTGAATTCGCAAAAGCTGACGGAAGTTAATACAAATGAAGCCTCTTACCAACAAACTAGTAATTTAATTATTAAGTTCATATAAATAGGCATTCAATCCGCCAAATGCCGCAGATCCCTTCATCATCCAATATAAAAAAGCCAGGTGGAGTTGCGCCTGTTGTACTCGCAATACTTGATGGATGGGGACATAGTGAGAAGTTTGAGGACAATGCTATTAAGAATGCCGATACCCCAATTATGGATGCGCTTTGGCAGGCATACCCTCATACGCTGATTGAAGCTAGTGGTGCTGATGTGGGGTTGCCAGATAGACAAATGGGCAATTCGGAAGTGGGACATCTAACAATTGGTGCAGGTCGAATCATCCAACAAGAGCTGGTAAGAATTACTAATACAGTTCGCTCTAACAAACTTTTTGAAATCGATGCTCTAAAAGATCTTGCTGAGTTGCTAAAAGCCAACAAGAAAACCTTGCATATTATTGGGCTGTGTTCTGATGGAGGAGTTCATAGTCACATCAATCACCTTTGCGGTCTATTGGATTGGTCTTCAAATCAAGGAATACAAAAAGTAGCTGTTCATGCTTTTACTGATGGAAGAGACACACCAGCGCAAAGTGCCAAGAAATACTTAGAAATTATCACTGAGAAGCTGAATTCATCAGACATTGGAGAACTAACAAGTTTATGTGGTCGCTACTGGGCAATGGATAGAGATAATCGCTGGGAAAGAACCTCAAAGGCATATGAATTATTAACCAACCCAAATTTTCCAATTTGCGATTCCTCTCCTGAGGAACTAATCGCCAACAGCTATCAAGAAGGGGTTACAGATGAATTCCTTGAGCCAGTTCGATTCAAACGCTCGTACATCGAAAATGGGGATGGAGTAATAA is a window from the Prochlorococcus marinus str. MIT 9211 genome containing:
- a CDS encoding Hsp70 family protein, with the translated sequence MGTLAIDLGSTTTVVAFQGERDKSVQLLDLKPISRIPGEVPSLIWKPENPQEEALFGYQVERLTLLDRNNPGFISDFKRWIGAPLNDSISWNYNLLPEEAGELLIKEIWKQLPAHIEIKRLVVTAPVETYKAYRKWLHKICFELDVKEIALVDEPTAAAIGAGQKGGSKLLVIDIGGSTTDISMVLLEGGEGQADPIAQLIRFNGEDLEGKSKQVLRCAKVLGKAGLRLGGRDLDKWISHYLFPDSDNSELILDAAEKLKCKLSNINLSETKKLTELALLNPQGEAKKLSLNRLELEELLQKNGLIKSLSKLLDKTLAQGSANGCELEDLSGVVLVGGGSRIPIIKKWLQQAIEPAKLITPPPIEAVAIGALSLTPGVRIKDVLHKGVSLRCWDQKTNQHIWHPLFLPGQPWPTDKPLEIILAASKGNQKEMDLKIADYEIDGTHEVVYINGIPMIRDEPSLPKLTPWEGTPLLIPLNPPGEEGEDCLTLRFSIDDHCDLIVEGNDIRNEKEIIHKNLGTLR
- the pyrR gene encoding bifunctional pyr operon transcriptional regulator/uracil phosphoribosyltransferase PyrR, which produces MKDQSSQEKVEILSKEELGRTLARLASQIIENVSDTQEILLLGIPTRGEQLAKVLGKKLEEKTGHAVDQGVIDPTFHRDDLVRVGTRMVHSTEIPSSLEGRQVVLVDDVIFTGRTVRAALEALQAWGRSKKVMLLVMVDRGHRELPIQPDFCGREVPTRRSETIDVKLMEVDGVEGVFLTKTT